From the Gemmatimonadales bacterium genome, one window contains:
- the rimI gene encoding ribosomal protein S18-alanine N-acetyltransferase, with the protein MPATARPLGSRDLDRVMAIERAAFTDPWPRSAFVELLGQSHVRAFAVDGPDGPLAGYAFASVAADEGEILNLAVEPGVRRRGLGQDLLYALLAMLRREGVGIVHLEVRESNAAAMRLYERAGFRPVSTRRGYYRNPTENAVTMALALAPEVAEKG; encoded by the coding sequence GTGCCCGCCACGGCTAGGCCGCTCGGCTCGCGCGACCTCGATCGCGTCATGGCGATCGAGCGCGCCGCGTTCACGGATCCCTGGCCGCGCTCGGCCTTCGTCGAGCTGCTGGGTCAGTCGCACGTGCGTGCGTTCGCGGTGGACGGCCCCGACGGCCCGCTCGCCGGCTACGCGTTCGCCTCGGTCGCGGCGGACGAGGGCGAGATCCTCAACCTCGCCGTCGAGCCGGGCGTGCGGCGCCGCGGCCTGGGCCAGGATCTCCTGTACGCGCTGCTCGCGATGCTCCGCCGTGAAGGCGTCGGCATCGTGCACCTCGAGGTCAGGGAGTCGAACGCCGCGGCGATGCGCCTGTACGAGCGCGCCGGCTTCCGTCCGGTCTCGACGCGGCGCGGCTACTACCGGAACCCGACGGAAAACGCCGTCACCATGGCGCTGGCGTTGGCGCCTGAAGTCGCCGAGAAAGGATGA
- a CDS encoding TonB C-terminal domain-containing protein — MRGLRHRSASERLGLPGVAGSAALHALAVLTFLTAGGLKARPRQPPVYRVTLVAPLGTAPAAAPAGAAGTARPVTPAPASRAPKPAVRAAPRGRTPAAPVRPPARSPAATPKPAAPTSPPAAPARAPAPAASAAASGGAPGMPSGSPGGSDVTTIKTEGVEFPFPGYLHNLVSQVYRRWSPPPSNARLEAEIFFLVHRDGAVTGLLFIRRSGSFAFDLEAQGALEAAARAGAFGALPAGYGPDVLPVSFYFNPGSAR, encoded by the coding sequence GTGAGGGGGCTGCGGCACCGATCCGCGTCGGAGCGCCTGGGCCTGCCCGGCGTGGCGGGCTCGGCGGCGTTGCACGCGCTCGCGGTGCTCACCTTCCTGACCGCGGGCGGCCTCAAGGCGCGCCCGCGTCAGCCCCCCGTGTACCGCGTGACGCTGGTGGCCCCCCTCGGCACCGCGCCGGCGGCGGCGCCCGCCGGCGCGGCGGGCACCGCGCGGCCCGTGACGCCCGCGCCCGCGAGCCGGGCGCCGAAGCCTGCCGTGCGAGCCGCGCCCCGCGGGCGGACGCCGGCCGCGCCCGTGAGGCCGCCCGCGCGCTCGCCGGCCGCGACCCCCAAGCCCGCGGCGCCGACCAGCCCTCCGGCCGCCCCCGCGCGAGCGCCGGCGCCGGCCGCGAGCGCCGCGGCATCCGGCGGAGCGCCCGGAATGCCGAGCGGATCCCCCGGTGGTTCGGACGTCACGACCATCAAGACGGAGGGGGTCGAATTCCCGTTCCCGGGGTATCTACACAACCTGGTCTCGCAGGTGTACCGGCGGTGGAGCCCGCCGCCGTCCAACGCCCGGCTGGAGGCTGAGATCTTCTTCCTGGTGCACCGGGACGGCGCGGTGACCGGCCTGCTGTTCATCCGGCGCTCGGGCTCGTTCGCCTTCGACCTCGAAGCGCAGGGGGCCCTCGAGGCCGCGGCCCGGGCCGGCGCGTTCGGCGCGCTGCCGGCGGGTTACGGCCCGGACGTGCTGCCGGTCTCCTTTTACTTCAATCCCGGGAGTGCGCGGTGA
- a CDS encoding tetratricopeptide repeat protein — protein sequence MRPWRLGIVAAALLSGACAMRSDVTRLRLQLDAQQQAAARSDSALRADLSAIARLVQGVLDTLAAQGTVIGGMRGDLRVDLYNVQQQLVAVQELTGQSQQRLTELRAQLEERSSQLAAPPAAAAPAAAPTPGQGSPAAAAPPAAPAGPGPDQLMELGLQQLRRGSPATARGAFAEFLRLYPTHARAGDAYFFTGEAWSAEQHGDSAAAAYRQVVQHYPTSTHTAAALYKLGLIALAAGHRDDAVAQFSSLVAAFPASAEAALAREQLRSLGAPPPAAPRPKP from the coding sequence GTGCGGCCGTGGCGGCTCGGCATCGTGGCGGCGGCGCTGCTCTCCGGCGCCTGTGCCATGCGGAGCGACGTGACCAGGCTGCGCCTGCAGCTCGACGCGCAGCAGCAGGCCGCGGCACGCTCCGACTCGGCCCTGCGCGCCGACCTGTCGGCCATCGCCCGGCTGGTGCAGGGCGTGCTCGACACGTTGGCCGCGCAGGGGACCGTGATCGGCGGGATGCGCGGCGACCTGCGCGTGGATCTGTACAACGTCCAGCAGCAGCTCGTGGCCGTGCAGGAGCTGACCGGGCAGAGCCAGCAGCGTCTGACCGAGCTGCGCGCCCAGCTCGAGGAGCGCTCCAGCCAGCTGGCGGCCCCGCCGGCAGCCGCCGCACCCGCCGCCGCGCCGACCCCGGGGCAGGGGAGCCCCGCGGCGGCGGCGCCGCCCGCCGCGCCGGCCGGTCCCGGGCCGGACCAGCTGATGGAGCTGGGACTGCAGCAGCTGCGGCGCGGCAGCCCGGCCACCGCGCGCGGCGCCTTCGCGGAGTTCCTGAGGCTCTACCCGACCCACGCGCGCGCCGGCGACGCGTACTTCTTCACTGGCGAGGCCTGGTCGGCCGAGCAGCACGGTGACTCGGCCGCAGCGGCGTACCGCCAGGTGGTGCAGCACTACCCCACGTCGACGCACACGGCCGCGGCCCTGTACAAGCTGGGGCTGATCGCGCTCGCCGCCGGGCACCGCGACGACGCGGTCGCCCAGTTCAGCTCCCTGGTGGCCGCGTTCCCGGCGTCGGCGGAGGCCGCGCTGGCCCGCGAGCAGCTGCGCTCGCTCGGCGCCCCGCCTCCGGCCGCGCCCCGGCCCAAGCCGTAA
- a CDS encoding ExbD/TolR family protein — protein MAARRRARSGYNADINVTSLVDVAFVLLIIFMITAPMMQGGVQVQLPRVETRPLQPEQGVVVSVDRRGRVYVDQSAFSYEDFRATFNALVARRKPSAVYLRADQGASYGDVVRVLAVIRASGIRDVGLVAEEETGRP, from the coding sequence GTGGCCGCCCGGCGCCGTGCACGCTCCGGGTACAACGCGGACATCAACGTCACGTCGCTGGTGGACGTCGCCTTCGTGCTGCTGATCATCTTCATGATCACGGCGCCGATGATGCAGGGCGGCGTGCAGGTCCAGCTCCCGCGGGTCGAGACCCGACCCCTCCAGCCGGAGCAGGGCGTGGTCGTGTCGGTGGACCGGCGCGGCCGGGTGTACGTGGATCAATCCGCCTTCAGCTACGAAGACTTCCGCGCGACGTTCAACGCGCTGGTGGCGCGCCGCAAGCCGTCGGCCGTGTACCTGCGCGCGGACCAGGGGGCCTCCTACGGCGACGTGGTGCGGGTGCTGGCCGTGATCCGCGCCTCGGGCATCCGGGACGTCGGCCTGGTGGCCGAGGAGGAGACCGGCCGGCCGTGA
- a CDS encoding LysM domain-containing protein has translation MKRTTIFLSRLAQHRVMVGVALVGVAVTLAGTAPLAAQQPAAARAPLPATHVVQQGETLWGLAQQFLGDPLLWPEIYRLNTAVIEDPHWIFPGEELHLGPASEPVAAAPAAPEAPAAPAAAAAPVTPTAEAAPQGDIAVAPAAGETTAAVTQTSISNPAMGPTIFATQGRTSVAAGSLRLGEQREYRAVREGEYYSSGYVLDAGEQLNSGALVGNTSTSSISRLTTTNSAMLYGTVAITPPPGDTLKPGDLLMAYDTPRIIQGYGSIVRPTGLLKVVTAGRDTAITQVVALYQSVDGGQHVVRAVPFESKRGIWPRPVSPDSAVSGEVLDLRSPREVVNQQDVLFINKGSGDGVHLGDIFQVSRVSPPAAGIGAITQNQGKVLIVYVRPHTASGVLIQVDRGDIRPGSTVLQIRRMPS, from the coding sequence ATGAAGAGGACGACGATCTTCCTTTCTAGGCTCGCGCAGCACCGAGTGATGGTGGGCGTGGCGCTCGTCGGCGTGGCGGTGACGCTGGCCGGCACGGCGCCGCTCGCGGCGCAGCAGCCGGCCGCGGCGCGCGCACCGCTGCCCGCCACGCACGTGGTGCAGCAGGGGGAGACGTTGTGGGGGCTGGCGCAGCAGTTCCTGGGTGACCCGCTGCTGTGGCCGGAGATCTACCGGCTCAACACCGCCGTCATCGAGGATCCCCACTGGATTTTCCCGGGCGAGGAGCTGCACCTGGGGCCGGCGTCCGAGCCCGTGGCGGCGGCGCCCGCCGCGCCGGAGGCACCGGCCGCGCCCGCGGCGGCCGCGGCGCCCGTGACGCCGACGGCGGAAGCCGCGCCGCAGGGCGACATCGCGGTCGCGCCGGCGGCCGGCGAGACCACGGCGGCCGTGACGCAGACGAGCATTTCCAATCCCGCCATGGGGCCCACGATCTTCGCGACCCAGGGCCGCACCAGCGTCGCGGCCGGATCGTTGCGGCTCGGCGAGCAGCGCGAGTACCGGGCGGTGCGCGAGGGCGAGTACTACTCCTCCGGCTACGTGCTCGACGCGGGGGAGCAGCTGAACTCCGGCGCGCTGGTCGGCAACACGTCGACCTCGTCGATCAGCCGGCTCACGACCACGAACAGCGCGATGCTCTACGGCACCGTGGCCATCACGCCGCCGCCGGGTGACACCCTGAAGCCGGGCGATCTGCTGATGGCGTACGACACGCCCCGGATCATCCAGGGCTACGGCTCGATCGTCCGCCCCACGGGCCTGCTCAAGGTCGTCACCGCCGGACGCGATACGGCCATCACCCAGGTGGTGGCGCTGTACCAGAGCGTGGACGGCGGGCAGCACGTGGTCAGGGCCGTGCCGTTCGAGTCCAAGCGCGGCATCTGGCCGCGCCCGGTGTCGCCCGACAGCGCGGTCTCCGGCGAGGTGCTCGACCTGCGCTCGCCGCGCGAGGTGGTGAACCAGCAGGACGTGCTGTTCATCAACAAGGGGTCGGGCGACGGCGTGCATCTCGGCGACATCTTCCAGGTCAGCCGCGTCAGTCCGCCGGCGGCGGGGATCGGCGCGATCACGCAGAACCAGGGCAAGGTGCTGATCGTGTACGTGCGGCCGCACACGGCCTCCGGCGTCCTCATCCAGGTCGACCGGGGCGACATTCGCCCGGGGTCCACCGTGCTCCAGATTCGCCGGATGCCTTCGTGA
- a CDS encoding MotA/TolQ/ExbB proton channel family protein, whose translation MLLQVGGAVPTTELELIAVSSFATKIVLGVLAVFSAVSWFLIFAKLWQFRRIRRAGDAFFDATEHATRLEEGRAAVDRLAPSPFTRLFTEGLNFFADVRPGALAKAPGPGGVLTPTQLEALRMVLETQVDAEHDQLGRYIPWLATFGSVSPLIGLLGTVLGVMDAFIGISVRGSGNISAVAPGVAEALVATVAGLAVAIPSVIAYNIFTARQNFVAAELEGFARELIVTLAREGRL comes from the coding sequence ATGCTGCTGCAGGTCGGCGGCGCCGTGCCCACCACCGAGCTGGAGCTGATCGCCGTCTCGAGCTTCGCGACCAAGATCGTGCTCGGCGTGCTGGCGGTGTTTTCCGCCGTCTCGTGGTTCCTGATCTTCGCCAAGCTGTGGCAGTTCCGGCGCATCCGGCGCGCCGGGGACGCCTTCTTCGACGCCACCGAGCACGCCACGCGGCTCGAGGAGGGGCGGGCGGCGGTGGACCGGCTCGCCCCCTCTCCGTTCACGCGCCTGTTCACCGAGGGGCTCAACTTCTTCGCTGACGTGCGCCCCGGGGCGCTCGCCAAGGCGCCGGGGCCGGGCGGCGTGCTCACGCCCACGCAGCTCGAGGCGCTGCGCATGGTGCTCGAGACCCAGGTGGACGCCGAGCACGACCAGCTCGGGCGCTACATCCCCTGGCTCGCCACCTTCGGCTCGGTGAGCCCGCTCATCGGCCTGCTCGGCACCGTGCTCGGCGTGATGGACGCCTTCATCGGGATCTCGGTGCGCGGGTCCGGCAACATCTCGGCGGTCGCGCCCGGCGTGGCCGAGGCGCTGGTCGCGACGGTGGCCGGACTGGCGGTCGCGATTCCGTCCGTGATCGCCTACAACATCTTCACGGCCCGGCAGAACTTCGTCGCGGCCGAGCTCGAGGGGTTCGCCCGCGAGCTGATCGTGACGCTCGCCCGGGAGGGGAGGTTGTAG
- the tsaB gene encoding tRNA (adenosine(37)-N6)-threonylcarbamoyltransferase complex dimerization subunit type 1 TsaB: protein MSSRERYLALDTATDVPTLALGSPDAPGEDLRIASRRDLSRDVERVAAELLARRGARVRDLAGVIVADGPGSFTGLRIGIAFAKGLCRAAGLALASAPSLLGAALAASGGRGTVLVEYDAQRGDRYRAVYRFADAPPDRRGVTGSARVEVLAAPTLVPGDAPPPSLPDLVRAGAAHASAACLIRLGAVAGGLAGIAAPDAWEPAYGRLAEAEARYRARHG from the coding sequence GTGAGCTCCCGGGAACGCTATCTCGCCCTCGATACCGCGACCGACGTCCCCACACTCGCCCTGGGCTCGCCCGACGCCCCCGGCGAGGACCTGCGGATCGCCTCCCGTCGCGACCTGTCGCGCGACGTCGAGCGCGTGGCGGCGGAGCTGCTGGCCCGGCGCGGCGCCCGAGTCCGGGATCTCGCGGGCGTCATCGTGGCGGACGGTCCGGGCTCCTTCACGGGCCTCAGGATCGGCATCGCCTTCGCCAAGGGGCTGTGCCGGGCCGCCGGCCTCGCGCTGGCGAGCGCGCCCTCGCTGCTCGGCGCGGCGCTCGCGGCCTCGGGCGGTCGGGGCACCGTGCTGGTCGAATACGACGCGCAGCGCGGCGACCGCTACCGCGCCGTGTACCGCTTCGCGGACGCTCCGCCGGACCGGCGCGGCGTGACGGGCTCCGCGCGGGTGGAGGTGCTGGCCGCCCCGACCCTCGTGCCGGGCGACGCGCCGCCGCCGTCGCTGCCGGACCTCGTCCGGGCCGGCGCCGCGCACGCGTCGGCCGCGTGCCTGATCCGCCTCGGGGCGGTGGCCGGTGGGCTCGCCGGGATCGCAGCCCCCGACGCCTGGGAGCCGGCGTACGGCCGGCTCGCCGAGGCGGAGGCGCGCTACCGTGCCCGCCACGGCTAG
- the tatC gene encoding twin-arginine translocase subunit TatC: MPRFKRNERGEMPFLDHLEELRWRLIWSLLALTIAFVVGFVLVDQLDVMGLLMRPIAPRLAGGKLYFTSPIEPFMITLKLAFFVGLVLASPVIIWQLWRFLSPALYEKERRVVLPVSLAAVALFLAGVAMAYFLILPTAIRVLFGFQSQSLQPIVTAKEYFGFAAQVVIAFGAIFELPLVLLMLVYLRVITAGFLSRNRRFAIAGNAFLSMLLAPPDLISMTLMMVPVQLLYEITVVIARVMERRRARAEAAAEAVAATSGA, encoded by the coding sequence GTGCCCAGGTTCAAGCGCAACGAGCGGGGCGAGATGCCCTTCCTCGATCATCTCGAGGAGCTGCGCTGGCGCCTGATCTGGAGCCTGCTGGCGCTGACCATCGCGTTCGTGGTGGGCTTCGTGCTGGTGGACCAGCTCGACGTGATGGGCCTGCTGATGCGGCCCATCGCCCCGCGGCTCGCGGGCGGCAAGCTGTACTTCACCAGCCCCATCGAGCCGTTCATGATCACCCTCAAGCTGGCGTTCTTCGTCGGCCTGGTGCTCGCCTCGCCGGTGATCATCTGGCAGCTGTGGCGGTTCCTCTCCCCGGCGCTGTACGAGAAGGAGCGCCGGGTCGTGCTCCCCGTGTCGCTGGCGGCCGTCGCGCTGTTCCTCGCGGGCGTCGCCATGGCGTACTTCCTGATCCTGCCGACCGCGATCCGGGTGCTGTTCGGCTTCCAGTCGCAGAGCCTGCAGCCGATCGTCACCGCGAAGGAGTACTTCGGCTTCGCGGCGCAGGTGGTGATCGCCTTCGGCGCCATTTTCGAGCTGCCGCTGGTGCTGCTGATGCTGGTGTACCTGAGGGTCATCACGGCCGGCTTCCTGAGCCGGAACCGCCGGTTCGCGATCGCCGGCAACGCCTTCCTGTCGATGCTGCTGGCGCCGCCGGACCTGATCTCGATGACGCTGATGATGGTGCCGGTGCAGCTGCTGTACGAGATCACGGTCGTCATCGCCAGGGTGATGGAGCGCCGGCGGGCGCGGGCGGAGGCCGCCGCCGAGGCGGTCGCCGCCACCAGCGGGGCTTAG
- the pal gene encoding peptidoglycan-associated lipoprotein Pal, with product MMARLWRAGPAVVFLAVACSKPPAPAPTTPVAAAPDLARAADSIAAARRDSAAAAARADSLARAERERVRADSVRMSVQQVSADTAPKGAPAGLAAADSALLAEPIHFDYDRADIGATDQAQLDRKVAVLAAHARLEIRIAGNCDERGSTEYNLALGERRAAAAKRYLAAHGVAATRVEIVSYGKEHPLDPGHSEGAWAKNRRDDFVVTKGAR from the coding sequence ATGATGGCCAGGCTCTGGAGAGCGGGACCGGCGGTGGTGTTCCTGGCGGTGGCCTGCAGCAAGCCCCCGGCGCCGGCGCCGACGACCCCGGTGGCCGCGGCGCCCGACCTCGCGCGCGCGGCCGACTCGATCGCCGCGGCCCGGCGGGACTCCGCGGCGGCGGCCGCGCGGGCCGACTCGCTCGCCCGGGCCGAGCGCGAGCGCGTGCGGGCCGACTCGGTGCGGATGAGCGTCCAGCAGGTGAGCGCCGACACGGCACCCAAGGGTGCCCCGGCGGGGCTCGCCGCGGCCGATTCGGCGCTGCTGGCCGAGCCGATCCACTTCGACTACGACCGGGCGGACATCGGGGCCACGGACCAGGCGCAGCTGGACCGCAAGGTCGCGGTGCTGGCCGCGCACGCGCGGCTCGAGATCCGGATCGCGGGCAACTGCGACGAGCGCGGCTCCACGGAGTACAACCTGGCGCTGGGCGAGCGCCGGGCGGCCGCGGCCAAGCGGTACCTGGCCGCGCACGGGGTCGCCGCCACGCGCGTGGAGATCGTCTCCTACGGCAAGGAGCACCCGCTCGACCCCGGGCACAGCGAGGGGGCGTGGGCGAAGAACCGGCGGGACGACTTCGTGGTGACGAAAGGGGCCCGCTAG
- a CDS encoding NAD-dependent epimerase/dehydratase family protein, producing MKRRVLVTGGAGFIGSHVADAFLASGCDVTVIDNLSRGRAPNVPKGADFRQLDLGSPEARALVAGGGFEVIAHLAAQVDVRVSVSDPMLDARENLLALLNLLEGARAGGTRRVVFSSSGGVVYGERKPPHVETTPKLPVSPYGVSKLAAEYYLACYAQLFGLEAVSLRYANVYGPRQDPHGEAGVVAIFGNRLRARKPLTVYGDGSQTRDYVYVGDVARANVLAAEAALPPLDGTVDARAFNVGTGVETSVTALADAMVAVAAVDVKVERAAARAGELQASALVAAKAERLLGWRPQVPLTEGLRRTYDWIRGDAS from the coding sequence ATGAAACGCCGTGTGCTCGTCACCGGGGGTGCGGGGTTCATCGGATCCCACGTGGCCGACGCGTTCCTGGCATCCGGGTGCGACGTCACCGTCATCGACAACCTGTCGCGGGGCCGGGCGCCGAACGTGCCGAAGGGGGCGGATTTCCGGCAGCTGGACCTCGGGTCGCCCGAGGCCCGCGCGCTGGTTGCGGGCGGCGGATTCGAGGTGATCGCGCACCTCGCGGCGCAGGTGGACGTGCGGGTCTCGGTGTCCGATCCGATGCTCGACGCGCGGGAGAACCTGCTGGCACTCCTCAACCTGCTCGAGGGCGCCCGCGCGGGCGGCACGCGTCGCGTGGTGTTCTCGTCCTCGGGCGGCGTGGTCTACGGCGAGCGCAAGCCGCCGCACGTGGAGACCACGCCCAAGCTGCCGGTCTCGCCGTACGGCGTGAGCAAGCTGGCGGCGGAGTACTACCTCGCGTGCTACGCGCAGCTGTTCGGACTGGAGGCGGTGTCGCTGCGGTACGCGAACGTGTACGGGCCGCGCCAGGATCCGCACGGCGAGGCGGGCGTGGTGGCGATCTTCGGCAACCGCCTGCGCGCGCGGAAACCGCTCACGGTGTACGGGGACGGCAGCCAGACGCGCGACTACGTGTACGTCGGCGACGTGGCGCGCGCCAACGTGCTGGCCGCCGAGGCGGCGCTGCCGCCGCTCGACGGGACGGTGGACGCGCGGGCCTTCAACGTGGGCACCGGGGTGGAGACCTCCGTCACGGCGCTGGCCGACGCGATGGTGGCGGTCGCCGCGGTGGACGTGAAGGTGGAGCGCGCGGCGGCGCGCGCGGGCGAGCTGCAGGCCAGCGCCCTGGTGGCGGCCAAGGCGGAGCGGCTGCTGGGCTGGCGGCCGCAGGTCCCGCTCACCGAGGGGCTGCGGCGCACCTACGACTGGATCCGCGGGGACGCCTCGTGA
- the ssb gene encoding single-stranded DNA-binding protein yields the protein MSRSLNKIMLIGNLGADPEVRSTSNGSRVATLSLATSRQWTTKAGEKQEKTEWHRCVVWNQGGSGLADVVEKYLKKGDRVYVEGRIEYRNWKDKEGQTRYTTEINVRDMVMLSGRGDGGGGEGRRGSAAAAKGAAPAGDSAQGAGGAGAGAQGKEDSFEDFPEALDEEDDDLPF from the coding sequence GTGAGTCGCAGTCTCAACAAAATCATGCTGATCGGGAACCTCGGGGCCGACCCGGAGGTTCGGAGCACCAGCAACGGGTCCCGGGTGGCGACGCTGTCGCTCGCCACCAGCCGCCAGTGGACCACCAAGGCCGGCGAGAAGCAGGAGAAGACGGAGTGGCACCGCTGCGTGGTGTGGAACCAGGGCGGCAGCGGCCTGGCCGACGTGGTCGAGAAATACCTCAAGAAGGGTGACCGGGTCTATGTAGAGGGCCGGATCGAGTACCGGAATTGGAAGGACAAAGAGGGCCAGACGCGGTACACGACCGAGATCAACGTGCGCGACATGGTGATGCTGTCCGGTCGCGGCGACGGCGGCGGCGGCGAGGGCCGGCGGGGCTCGGCCGCGGCGGCGAAGGGCGCGGCGCCGGCCGGAGATTCGGCGCAGGGCGCGGGAGGGGCGGGGGCGGGGGCGCAGGGCAAGGAGGATTCGTTCGAGGACTTCCCGGAGGCACTCGATGAAGAGGACGACGATCTTCCTTTCTAG